From the Candidatus Scalindua japonica genome, one window contains:
- the panD gene encoding aspartate 1-decarboxylase → MLREMCKAKIHSATVTEADLNYTGSITIDKTLMLETDILHYERVQVLNINNGARMETYVIEGEPDSGIICLNGAAARWAVPGDKIIIIAYCLIDNAQARSWRPKIVLLDEKNKITEVLSEPDS, encoded by the coding sequence ATGCTTAGAGAAATGTGCAAAGCGAAGATCCACTCCGCGACAGTTACAGAAGCAGATCTGAACTATACAGGCAGTATAACGATCGACAAAACACTGATGCTGGAGACAGATATTCTGCATTACGAGCGGGTACAGGTACTGAATATTAATAATGGCGCGCGGATGGAAACATACGTAATTGAGGGAGAACCCGACTCCGGAATTATATGCCTCAACGGTGCTGCCGCAAGGTGGGCTGTTCCGGGTGATAAGATTATCATCATTGCCTATTGTCTTATTGATAACGCGCAGGCGCGAAGCTGGAGACCGAAGATCGTATTGCTGGATGAGAAAAACAAGATTACGGAGGTTCTCTCCGAACCAGATTCTTGA
- the panC gene encoding pantoate--beta-alanine ligase: MEVITKINEMRTKVFSVKDSKKSIGFVPTMGALHGGHISLIRSAKRENDVLVVSVYLNPAQFDNKDDLDEYPRQLNEDIELIRKEEADVVFAPGTEEMYPDGFCSYVTQDKLTDTLCGRVRPGHFKGVTTVITKLFNIVKPDRAYFGQKDYQQNAVIKRLVGDLNMDVNIQVCPTVREEDGLALSSRNKRLNPDERRSALCIYGALLKARAMFASNITDAKEIIEEMTAMIKNTEHTKIDYISIVNDYTLEDLSSINEKALVAVAVWVGNTRLIDNTILE; this comes from the coding sequence ATGGAAGTCATAACAAAGATTAATGAGATGCGGACAAAGGTATTTTCCGTTAAAGACAGTAAAAAGTCGATTGGATTTGTACCTACAATGGGAGCGCTTCATGGCGGACATATTAGCCTGATACGCAGTGCAAAGAGAGAGAATGATGTGCTCGTTGTCAGCGTGTATCTGAATCCCGCGCAGTTTGACAATAAAGACGATTTAGATGAATATCCTCGCCAATTGAATGAGGATATTGAACTCATTCGAAAAGAAGAAGCGGATGTGGTTTTCGCGCCCGGTACTGAAGAGATGTACCCGGACGGATTTTGCTCTTATGTTACACAGGATAAACTTACTGATACCCTGTGCGGCAGAGTGAGGCCGGGGCATTTCAAAGGCGTAACTACAGTGATAACAAAGCTTTTTAATATCGTTAAGCCTGACAGGGCATATTTTGGACAAAAAGATTATCAACAAAACGCAGTCATAAAAAGGCTGGTTGGAGATTTGAATATGGATGTAAATATTCAGGTCTGCCCGACAGTTCGTGAAGAAGACGGTCTCGCCCTCAGCTCAAGAAATAAGCGATTAAATCCTGATGAGCGCCGAAGTGCACTCTGTATTTATGGCGCTTTATTAAAAGCCAGGGCCATGTTTGCTTCCAATATTACGGATGCAAAAGAGATTATAGAAGAGATGACGGCTATGATAAAGAATACAGAGCATACTAAGATAGATTATATATCCATAGTTAATGATTATACGCTTGAAGACCTTTCATCGATTAATGAGAAGGCCTTAGTTGCTGTTGCTGTGTGGGTTGGAAATACGAGATTAATAGATAATACTATTCTGGAATAA
- the lgt gene encoding prolipoprotein diacylglyceryl transferase: protein MIRTLFEIPIPFIGITIPIYAYGFMLMVGFLIVIYVARIKAKTEGLNPEDISNLGLYAIFAGILGGRMFYVIQNIDSYKHNILDAFKIYEGGLVFYGGLMASIASIVVFTKIKRLPILKTIDIIAFSFALGVACGRVGCFLNGCCWGDVCSPDLPWAVSFPKTVDVNLMIDGSPPFLHHLGKGLVTVSDSHSLPIHPTQIYSMLGNLTIFFIIKAFFNHRRRDGEVTLMFCGLYSIMRFIVEIFRDDNPLLFDGMTISQNVSILVLAAAIALFVIGRIKLKGKTTLS, encoded by the coding sequence ATGATTAGAACTCTCTTTGAAATACCAATCCCGTTCATCGGCATAACAATTCCCATTTACGCATACGGTTTCATGCTCATGGTGGGTTTCCTCATAGTCATCTATGTAGCACGTATTAAGGCAAAGACGGAAGGCTTAAACCCGGAAGATATATCAAATCTGGGACTATATGCCATATTTGCCGGAATTCTGGGAGGTAGAATGTTTTATGTCATCCAGAATATCGATTCATATAAACACAATATTCTGGATGCATTCAAGATTTATGAGGGAGGACTTGTATTTTATGGCGGCTTAATGGCTTCTATTGCTTCCATTGTTGTTTTCACAAAGATCAAGAGGCTTCCTATACTAAAGACAATTGATATTATTGCCTTTTCTTTTGCGCTCGGAGTCGCTTGTGGACGAGTAGGATGCTTTCTTAATGGATGCTGCTGGGGTGATGTCTGCAGTCCGGATCTGCCCTGGGCCGTCAGTTTCCCCAAAACCGTTGACGTAAACCTTATGATTGACGGCAGTCCCCCGTTTCTGCATCATCTTGGAAAGGGTCTGGTTACAGTGTCAGATAGTCACTCACTGCCCATTCACCCAACTCAAATATATTCCATGTTAGGCAATCTTACGATTTTTTTTATTATTAAAGCGTTCTTCAATCATCGCAGGAGAGACGGGGAAGTGACGTTAATGTTCTGCGGCCTCTATTCCATAATGCGCTTTATTGTAGAGATATTCAGGGACGATAATCCACTTCTCTTTGACGGCATGACAATATCACAAAATGTCAGTATATTAGTCCTTGCGGCGGCAATTGCACTGTTTGTAATTGGAAGGATTAAGTTGAAAGGAAAGACCACGCTTTCTTAG